Within the Bacillus marinisedimentorum genome, the region ATGCAGGCATGCAGGACGTATATGGAATCGACTTTGCGCAGCTCAAAACAATGGAACCGGGGATCAGGCAAAGAGCCATTTCTGAAGGACAGGTCGATGTCATTGATGCCTATTCAACTGATTCTTATATGATTGAACTTGACCTGACCGTGCTTGAGGATGACAAGAACCTGTTCCCGCCATACCAGGGTGCACCGCTGATGCTGCAAAGCACGCTTGATGAACACCCGGAACTGCAGGACATCCTTAATCAGCTCGGCGGCAAAATATCCGATAATGAAATGAGACAGATGAATTACCAGGTTGATTATGAAGACAAGCCAGCCGAAGATGTGGCTCGGCAATTTTTGACCGAAGCCGGGCTTCTGAAGTAAACCATCACGAAAGGAGTACGACCATGAGCTTTGAGAATCCGAATCGCGGTGAGATCGCTGAAATTTTAAAAACAAAAAAACGGATTGCTGTTGTCGGCCTTTCTGATAATCCGATGCGGACATCCCATTCCGTTTCAGAGGCAATGAAAGAAGCAGGATATGAAATTGTTCCGGTCAATCCTAATGTTGACAGCGTCTTTGGCATCAAGGCTGTTCCTGCTTTATCAGAAGTTGAAGGCCATGTGGACATCGTGAATGTTTTCAGGCGCTCCGAGTTCCTGCCTGAGCTGGCAAAAGAAACTGCCGCAATAGGTGCGGACGTTTTCTGGGCACAGCTCGGTGTCTATCATGATGAAGCATATGAACAATTGAAGGCACACAATATTACAGTAATTATGGACCGCTGCATCAAAGTTGAGCATGCTATGATGAAGCAGTAGTTTCATACAGATTTGCAATGCCCCCGCATCTTCTGCGGGGGTTTTCCAAGCTGTTCTTAAAATCTCCATTTGCGAAATTCCCAGGAAAAGATACAATAAGAGTCAGACACTACTTCATACACCCTTGATATGAAAGGTGTTACGGCATTTACACGCGTTTGCATACACCTTGATAGAAACAAGTGTTCCCGTATGGTATGATGGAGTCACTCCATTGGAGCTGGCAGTTGAAAGGAGTTTAAGTCATTGGCGAATCAACAATTTAACTACAATGAAGATGCAATCCAGGTACTCGAAGGGCTGGAAGCAGTACGGAAACGCCCGGGAATGTACATAGGAAGTACAGACAACCGCGGGCTTCACCATCTTGTATATGAAATCGTCGATAACGCTGTCGATGAGGCGCTGGCCGGATACGGCAATAAGATAATCGTGACAATCCATGAAGATAACAGCATAAGTGTTAAGGATGACGGGCGCGGAATGCCGACCGGCATGCACAAACTGGGCCGTCCGACACCCGAAGTCATTTTGACCGTGCTTCATGCGGGCGGCAAATTCGGACAGGGCGGTTACAAGACAAGCGGCGGGCTGCACGGTGTCGGTGCTTCTGTTGTAAATGCGCTGTCCGAATGGCTTGTTGTCACCATTTGCCGCGACGGGCAGATATATGAACAGCGGTTTGAAAACGGCGGAAAGCCGGCCACATCCCTGACTAAAAAAGGGACAACCAAAAAAACGGGGACAACCGTTCATTTCAAACCTGATCCATCCATTTTCAGCACACTTACGTATAACTTTGATACCCTGTCTGAGCGCTTGCGTGAATCCGCGTTTTTGTTAAAGGGCTTACGGATAGAACTTCACGATTTACGGCACGACTTTCATGATGTCTATCACTATGAATCAGGAATCGAAGCTTTTGTGGAATATTTGAATGAGGAAAAAGACACGCTGCATGATGTCGTTTTCATGGAGGGAATACAAAACAGCATCGAGATCGAGTTTTCCTTCCAGTTCAATGACGGATTTTCCGAAAATATGCTTTCGTTTGTCAACAATGTCAGGACAAAGGACGGCGGCACCCACGAGTCAGGCGCGAAAACGGCCATGACCCGCGCCTGCAATGAATATGCGCGCAAGGTCGGTTTGCTGAAAGAAAAAGAAAAGAATCTAGAGGGCTCTGATATCCGAGAAGGCCTCACCGCCATTGTATCTGTACGGGTGCCTGAGGAGAAACTCCAATTTGAAGGACAGACAAAAGGGAAGCTTGGAACTAGTGAAGCCAGATCGGCAGTGGACGCAGTCGTAAGTGAAAAGCTTTCTTACTTCCTGGAAGAGAACCCGGATATCAGTTCCCTGCTGATCAAAAAAGCCGTGAAGGCATCCCAGGCCCGGGAAGCAGCACGAAAAGCAAGGGAAGATGCCCGCAACGGGAAAAAGAAAAGGAAGAAAGATGCCATCCTGAGCGGAAAGCTCACACCGGCACAGTCTAAAAATCCGCAAAAAAACGAATTATACCTTGTTGAGGGCGACTCCGCAGGCGGGTCTGCAAAGCAGGGACGCGATCGCAAGTTCCAGGCGGTCCTGCCGCTAAGGGGCAAAGTCATCAACACGGAAAAAGCTAAGCTTCAGGATATTTTCAAAAATGAAGAGATCAGCACGATCATCAACACGATCGGTGCAGGGGTAGGGCCTGAGTTCCTTCTTGATGACAGCAACTATGACAAAATCGTCATCATGACTGATGCCGATACGGACGGAGCCCATATCCAGGTGCTCTTGCTCACTTTCTTCTACCGCTATATGCGTCCGCTTATAGAAGCCGGAAAAGTGTATATCGCGCTGCCTCCGCTTTACAAAGTAAGCAAGGGGAAAGGAAAGAAAGAAGTGATTGAATACGCATGGGATGACGATGAACTGAAGGAAGTTACGAAAAAAGTCGGGCGCGGCTATGCCATCCAGCGGTACAAAGGACTTGGCGAGATGAACGCCGACCAATTGTGGGAAACGACGATGAATCCGGAAACCCGTACATTGATCAGGGTCAAAGTAGAAGACAGCGCCAGCGCTGAAAAACGGGTCACCACCCTTATGGGAGATAAGGTGGAACCGCGCCGGAAGTGGATTGAAACCCATGTGGAATTCGGCTTGAACGAAGAAACAAATATTCTTGAAAACGATAATCTGACACAGGGAGAACAAGTGTAACGGCAATGAAGGTTGGAGGT harbors:
- a CDS encoding CoA-binding protein; protein product: MSFENPNRGEIAEILKTKKRIAVVGLSDNPMRTSHSVSEAMKEAGYEIVPVNPNVDSVFGIKAVPALSEVEGHVDIVNVFRRSEFLPELAKETAAIGADVFWAQLGVYHDEAYEQLKAHNITVIMDRCIKVEHAMMKQ
- the parE gene encoding DNA topoisomerase IV subunit B encodes the protein MANQQFNYNEDAIQVLEGLEAVRKRPGMYIGSTDNRGLHHLVYEIVDNAVDEALAGYGNKIIVTIHEDNSISVKDDGRGMPTGMHKLGRPTPEVILTVLHAGGKFGQGGYKTSGGLHGVGASVVNALSEWLVVTICRDGQIYEQRFENGGKPATSLTKKGTTKKTGTTVHFKPDPSIFSTLTYNFDTLSERLRESAFLLKGLRIELHDLRHDFHDVYHYESGIEAFVEYLNEEKDTLHDVVFMEGIQNSIEIEFSFQFNDGFSENMLSFVNNVRTKDGGTHESGAKTAMTRACNEYARKVGLLKEKEKNLEGSDIREGLTAIVSVRVPEEKLQFEGQTKGKLGTSEARSAVDAVVSEKLSYFLEENPDISSLLIKKAVKASQAREAARKAREDARNGKKKRKKDAILSGKLTPAQSKNPQKNELYLVEGDSAGGSAKQGRDRKFQAVLPLRGKVINTEKAKLQDIFKNEEISTIINTIGAGVGPEFLLDDSNYDKIVIMTDADTDGAHIQVLLLTFFYRYMRPLIEAGKVYIALPPLYKVSKGKGKKEVIEYAWDDDELKEVTKKVGRGYAIQRYKGLGEMNADQLWETTMNPETRTLIRVKVEDSASAEKRVTTLMGDKVEPRRKWIETHVEFGLNEETNILENDNLTQGEQV